A region from the Paraurantiacibacter namhicola genome encodes:
- a CDS encoding PQQ-binding-like beta-propeller repeat protein — translation MNVKNSSGPFGLSIAPRSLMRAVLATGLAFAASACGLFGGSDDGDKTPTVGNRTPILSRIASAVEADPSLAGTAVVLPPARENAEWSQAGGNAAKNPGHVALSNAPGRAWTASIAGSSKKVKLAAAPVIGGGMLYAVGTDGRVHAMDAGTGASVWTYQFEVSDDLQRSRFGGGAAYFDGRVFATSGAGDVAALDARTGQQLWRVKPAGPLRGSPTIAYNSAYVMSQNSEIFALSLTDGSVVWQDTASGGQSGVFGVAAPASGQSTVIAGYSSGELVAYRYENGRVLWSDALARTSISTSVSTLTDVDADPIIDQGRVYALGQGGRMAAYELVTGQRLWELNLAGISTPTVAGEWVFTLTDDARLLAIQRTTGRVRWMTQLDRWRDAEDREGPIFWQGPVLASNRLWIASSRGKLLSADVTTGEVSEAYEFKAPVSLPPVVAMQTLYVLDDDGTITAFR, via the coding sequence ATGAATGTGAAAAACAGCAGCGGCCCGTTCGGCCTTTCCATCGCACCGCGCAGCCTGATGCGCGCTGTCCTTGCCACCGGGCTTGCCTTCGCGGCCAGCGCATGCGGCCTGTTCGGCGGTTCCGACGATGGCGACAAGACGCCGACCGTCGGCAACCGCACGCCGATCCTGTCGCGCATCGCATCGGCCGTGGAAGCGGACCCGTCGCTGGCGGGTACGGCAGTGGTGCTGCCGCCCGCGCGTGAGAACGCGGAGTGGTCGCAGGCCGGTGGCAATGCCGCGAAGAACCCGGGCCATGTCGCCCTGTCCAACGCGCCGGGCCGCGCCTGGACGGCCAGCATTGCCGGTTCGTCCAAGAAGGTGAAGCTGGCGGCAGCCCCCGTCATCGGAGGCGGGATGCTGTATGCCGTGGGCACCGATGGCCGCGTGCACGCCATGGATGCAGGGACCGGCGCTTCGGTCTGGACTTACCAGTTCGAAGTTTCCGATGACCTGCAGCGCAGCCGTTTCGGCGGCGGTGCGGCCTATTTCGACGGCCGTGTCTTTGCCACCAGCGGTGCGGGCGACGTTGCCGCACTGGATGCGCGCACCGGCCAGCAGCTGTGGCGCGTGAAGCCCGCCGGTCCGCTGCGCGGTTCGCCCACCATCGCCTACAATTCCGCTTACGTGATGAGCCAGAACAGCGAGATCTTTGCGCTTTCGCTGACCGATGGCAGCGTGGTGTGGCAGGATACGGCATCTGGCGGCCAGTCCGGCGTGTTCGGCGTCGCCGCGCCCGCTTCGGGCCAGAGCACGGTCATCGCAGGCTATTCCAGCGGCGAGCTTGTGGCCTATCGTTACGAGAACGGCCGCGTGCTGTGGTCCGACGCGCTTGCGCGCACCTCCATCAGCACCTCCGTCAGCACGCTGACCGACGTGGATGCCGACCCCATCATCGACCAGGGCCGCGTTTACGCGCTGGGCCAGGGTGGCCGCATGGCCGCTTACGAGCTCGTGACCGGCCAGCGCCTGTGGGAACTCAACCTCGCTGGGATCTCCACCCCCACTGTGGCTGGTGAATGGGTCTTCACCCTGACCGACGATGCCCGGCTGCTGGCCATCCAGCGCACTACGGGCCGCGTCCGCTGGATGACGCAGCTTGACCGCTGGCGCGATGCCGAAGACCGCGAAGGCCCGATCTTCTGGCAGGGCCCCGTGCTCGCCAGCAATCGCCTGTGGATCGCCAGCTCGCGCGGCAAGCTGCTGTCCGCCGACGTGACGACGGGTGAAGTCAGCGAAGCCTATGAGTTCAAGGCTCCGGTCAGCCTGCCTCCGGTCGTCGCCATGCAGACGCTGTATGTGCTGGACGATGACGGGACGATCACCGCTTTCCGCTAA